Proteins from one Deinococcus actinosclerus genomic window:
- a CDS encoding 2,3-bisphosphoglycerate-independent phosphoglycerate mutase, translated as MSDLLDTIRDLAKPTDSKILMVVLDGVGGLPLETNGDTELAAAKTPNLDALAAQSQLGQVELVGAGITPGSGPGHLSLFGYDPLRYVVGRGALSAVGIGVKLGAGDVAVRGNFATLGEGRIVQDRRAGRPSDEKNAEIVGKLKAAIPDIDGTPVEIYTESEHRFVVVFRAGGGAALGANLSDVDPQATGVQPMTAQAHDDASQKTADLVNAFVQRAETALKDETQVNGVLFRGYSDVPHFPSFDAAYQLKAACIASYPMYKGLASLVGMDVLTVQGEEDALDGKVQALKDNWSKYDFFYFHVKKTDSTGEDGDFKAKVKKIELFDALLPQLLALNPDVIAIVGDHSTPSKLATHSWHPVPLLIRSNYGRRDLAQRYTEDEALKGSLGLRRGTDLMPLLMANALKLNKYGA; from the coding sequence ATGAGCGACCTTCTGGACACCATCCGCGACCTCGCCAAACCGACCGACAGCAAGATCCTGATGGTCGTCCTCGACGGCGTGGGCGGCCTGCCCCTCGAAACGAACGGCGACACCGAACTCGCCGCCGCGAAGACCCCCAACCTCGACGCCCTGGCCGCGCAGAGCCAGCTCGGGCAGGTCGAACTCGTCGGTGCGGGCATCACCCCCGGCAGCGGCCCCGGCCACCTCAGCCTCTTCGGGTACGACCCCCTGCGCTACGTCGTGGGTCGCGGCGCGCTGAGTGCCGTCGGCATTGGCGTAAAACTCGGCGCGGGCGATGTCGCCGTGCGCGGCAACTTCGCCACCCTCGGCGAAGGCCGCATCGTGCAGGACCGCCGCGCGGGCCGCCCCAGCGACGAGAAGAACGCCGAGATCGTGGGCAAGCTCAAGGCCGCCATCCCCGACATCGACGGCACGCCCGTCGAGATCTACACCGAGTCGGAGCACCGCTTCGTGGTCGTCTTCCGCGCAGGCGGCGGCGCGGCCCTGGGTGCGAACCTCAGCGACGTGGACCCCCAGGCGACCGGCGTGCAACCCATGACCGCCCAGGCCCACGACGACGCCAGCCAGAAGACCGCCGACCTCGTCAACGCCTTCGTGCAGCGCGCCGAAACCGCCCTCAAGGACGAGACGCAGGTCAACGGCGTCCTCTTCCGCGGCTACAGCGACGTCCCCCACTTCCCCAGCTTCGACGCCGCCTACCAGCTCAAGGCCGCCTGCATCGCCAGCTACCCCATGTACAAGGGCCTCGCCAGCCTCGTCGGCATGGACGTCCTCACCGTGCAGGGCGAAGAAGACGCCCTGGACGGCAAGGTCCAGGCCCTCAAGGACAACTGGAGCAAGTACGACTTCTTCTACTTCCACGTCAAGAAGACCGACAGCACCGGCGAGGACGGCGACTTCAAAGCCAAGGTCAAGAAGATCGAACTCTTCGACGCTCTGCTGCCCCAGCTGCTGGCGCTGAACCCCGACGTCATCGCCATCGTCGGCGACCACAGCACCCCCAGCAAACTCGCCACGCACTCCTGGCACCCCGTGCCCCTGCTCATCCGCAGCAACTACGGCCGCCGTGACCTCGCCCAGCGCTACACCGAAGACGAAGCCCTGAAAGGCAGCCTCGGCCTGCGCCGCGGCACCGACCTCATGCCCCTCCTCATGGCCAACGCCCTGAAGCTCAACAAGTACGGCGCGTAA
- a CDS encoding HAD family hydrolase has translation MPPRPLLILDLDETLWHGAPDPTHTTAHITLRPHLRDFLHDTHAAYDHAIWTAASPDWMHAGLQLIHTQIGLDLARTAAFLWHRDRCSWHRDEHGDLHPRKPARKLRATWIRSRSPRERILAIDDRPQNWASGYGHLVRVTPWTGDPTDDELPRLARYLLSIADTPDLRRVEKRGWRGRVLE, from the coding sequence ATGCCGCCCCGGCCCCTCCTGATCCTCGACCTGGACGAAACCCTCTGGCATGGCGCCCCCGACCCCACCCACACCACCGCGCACATCACCCTCCGCCCCCACCTCCGCGATTTCCTCCACGACACACACGCCGCGTACGACCACGCCATCTGGACCGCCGCCAGCCCCGACTGGATGCACGCCGGACTCCAGCTCATCCACACCCAGATCGGCCTCGACCTCGCCCGCACGGCCGCGTTCCTCTGGCACCGCGACCGCTGCTCCTGGCACCGCGACGAGCACGGCGACCTCCATCCCCGCAAACCCGCCCGGAAACTCCGCGCCACCTGGATTCGGTCCCGCTCCCCCCGCGAACGCATCCTCGCCATCGACGACCGACCACAGAACTGGGCCTCCGGCTACGGCCACCTCGTCCGCGTCACCCCCTGGACCGGCGACCCCACCGACGACGAACTGCCCCGCCTCGCCCGGTACCTGCTGAGCATCGCGGACACACCCGACCTGCGGCGGGTGGAGAAGCGGGGGTGGCGGGGGCGGGTTCTGGAGTGA
- a CDS encoding PLP-dependent aminotransferase family protein, with amino-acid sequence MPPQSGPPDAPHWAALLRGWRDHPGPLHTRLHTHLQAAIDRGELTPGQRLPAERTIAALLGVSRATAVTALDDLTASGYLTRHVGRGTHVAPTAPRAQPLLTLRTPVGAAHPSEIDLTIAVPVLTDQQRTRLRDAATHAQYDSPYHPHGLPDLRDLIAQHYARAGLPTTPDQILITSGAQQAIALTAHTLLRRGDTALLETPTYFGAIDVMRAAGAHLTGTPVTAQHLDPDHFAHQTRTHHPRLAFLTPTHHNPTGTTLPHPARQRLAAHLHDTRLPTLEDDTLLDLPFTDTPHPPASAPSPPTPPSSTSAPSASSTGPACASAGSASPPPSPPPSNRPRPSPTSAAANPPSTSPSSCWATSPPSSASAAPPSPPPATTSPSSCAPTCPTGRSPPHPAVSSSGSPSPPPPPAPTPTTPPATACASTPARAWASPPSPTSTSVSPSPCTPTTFPKRSSGSRGLGGSSRAGGVSGWRELGWKVGACGGPPHPPAPIPRGDGGAVAALGRSFSGLLGGALAGTATDGAACLRSRRVRPARCAHDGLVCHDDSEATQPGAGQKVLLILALAKAGF; translated from the coding sequence ATGCCCCCCCAGTCCGGCCCCCCCGACGCGCCCCACTGGGCCGCCCTGCTGCGCGGCTGGCGCGACCACCCCGGCCCCCTCCACACCCGCCTGCACACTCACCTCCAGGCCGCCATCGACCGGGGCGAACTCACGCCCGGGCAGCGCCTCCCCGCCGAACGCACCATCGCCGCGCTGCTCGGGGTCAGCCGCGCCACCGCCGTCACCGCCCTCGACGACCTCACCGCCAGCGGCTACCTCACCCGGCACGTCGGACGCGGCACGCACGTCGCCCCCACCGCCCCCCGCGCCCAGCCCCTCCTGACGCTGCGCACCCCCGTCGGCGCGGCCCACCCCAGCGAGATCGACCTCACCATCGCCGTGCCCGTCCTCACCGACCAGCAGCGCACCCGCCTGCGCGACGCCGCCACACACGCCCAGTACGACAGCCCCTACCACCCCCACGGCCTCCCCGACCTGCGCGACCTCATCGCCCAGCACTACGCCCGCGCGGGCCTTCCCACCACCCCCGACCAGATCCTCATCACCAGCGGCGCCCAGCAGGCCATCGCCCTCACCGCCCACACCCTCCTCAGGCGCGGCGACACCGCCCTCTTAGAGACCCCCACCTACTTCGGCGCCATCGACGTCATGCGCGCCGCCGGCGCCCACCTCACCGGCACCCCCGTCACCGCCCAGCACCTCGACCCCGACCACTTCGCGCACCAGACCCGCACCCACCACCCCCGCCTCGCGTTCCTCACCCCCACCCACCACAACCCCACCGGCACCACCCTCCCCCACCCCGCCCGGCAACGCCTCGCCGCGCACCTCCACGACACGCGCCTCCCCACCCTCGAAGACGACACCCTCCTCGACCTCCCCTTCACCGACACCCCCCACCCCCCCGCCTCAGCACCCTCGCCCCCCACGCCCCCATCCTCAACGTCGGCTCCCTCAGCAAGCTCTACTGGGCCGGCCTGCGCATCGGCTGGCTCCGCCTCCCCCCCACCCTCGCCCCCACCCTCAAACAGGCCAAGACCCTCACCGACTTCGGCAGCAGCCAACCCGCCCAGCACCTCGCCCTCCAGCTGCTGGGCGACCTCCCCACCCTCATCAGCGAGCGCCGCGCCGCCATCACCCCCGCCCGCGACCACCTCGCCCAGCTCCTGCGCACCCACCTGCCCGACTGGACGTTCACCACCCCACCCGGCGGTCAGTTCCTCTGGATCACCCTCCCCACCCCCACCGCCAGCGCCTACACCCACCACGCCGCCCGCCACGGCCTGCGCCTCTACCCCGGCGCGAGCATGGGCGTCACCCCCCTCCCCGACCAGTACCTCCGTATCCCCTTCACCCTGCACCCCGACCACATTCCCGAAGCGGTCAAGCGGCTCGCGCGGGCTTGGGGGGAGTTCACGAGCCGGGGGAGTGAGCGGCTGGCGTGAATTGGGTTGGAAGGTGGGCGCCTGCGGCGGGCCTCCCCACCCCCCAGCCCCCATCCCCAGGGGGGACGGGGGAGCGGTCGCTGCGCTCGGCAGGTCTTTCTCTGGCCTGCTGGGTGGGGCACTGGCGGGGACGGCCACGGATGGGGCTGCGTGCCTCCGGTCGCGCCGCGTTCGCCCCGCGCGCTGCGCGCACGACGGGCTCGTCTGCCACGACGATTCTGAGGCCACACAACCTGGTGCGGGCCAGAAGGTTCTACTCATTCTCGCTTTGGCAAAAGCGGGGTTTTGA
- a CDS encoding benzoate/H(+) symporter BenE family transporter yields the protein MTTLPAASRAPSFWRDSHPSAVLAGLITMLIGWAGPNVLIYSVAQAAHLSDGQAMSWLWAHALLAGLTGIILSLRTRMPILVTWSTPGIALLVTALPGIPFPEAVGAFLTSGLLVLGLGLFPPLTRALQAIPAPLAAALNAAILLPFGFRALQAFGTAPALVGVMIVAYFALRLVAPRWAVAGVLLTGVVASGVLNLWHPQPVALALTRPEFVLPQFSLHATLNLALPLTLLAFTGQFVPGFGVLKTSGYEPAPGPILRACGIASSAAAFAGCHNLTLGALLANIVTGPEAHPDARKRYTAAVWAGVFNMIVALFAGTVLHLLGILPTQAIAALAGLALLAAMGSSLQAAFQGAQAGSLAAPVVLLVALSGIAPLGIGAPFWGILAGLIVYAIERRPLRPAAR from the coding sequence ATGACCACGCTCCCTGCCGCCAGTCGTGCGCCCTCGTTCTGGCGGGATTCGCATCCCAGTGCGGTGCTGGCCGGGCTGATCACCATGCTGATCGGCTGGGCGGGCCCGAACGTGCTGATCTACTCGGTGGCGCAGGCCGCGCACCTCAGTGACGGTCAGGCGATGTCGTGGCTGTGGGCGCACGCGCTGCTGGCGGGCCTGACCGGGATCATCCTGAGCCTGCGCACCCGCATGCCGATTCTGGTGACGTGGAGCACGCCGGGCATCGCGCTGCTCGTGACGGCCCTGCCGGGTATCCCGTTCCCGGAGGCGGTGGGGGCGTTCCTGACATCGGGGCTGCTGGTGCTGGGCCTGGGGCTGTTCCCGCCCCTCACGCGGGCGTTGCAGGCCATTCCGGCGCCGCTGGCGGCCGCGCTGAACGCCGCGATCCTGCTGCCCTTCGGGTTCCGGGCCCTTCAGGCCTTCGGCACGGCCCCGGCGCTGGTGGGCGTGATGATCGTCGCGTACTTCGCGCTGCGGCTCGTCGCGCCGCGCTGGGCGGTGGCGGGCGTGCTGCTGACCGGCGTGGTCGCCAGCGGCGTCCTGAACCTCTGGCACCCGCAACCCGTCGCGCTGGCCCTGACCCGCCCGGAGTTCGTCCTGCCGCAGTTCAGCCTGCATGCCACGCTGAACCTCGCGCTGCCGCTGACGCTCCTGGCCTTCACGGGGCAGTTCGTGCCGGGCTTCGGCGTCCTGAAGACCAGCGGCTACGAACCCGCGCCCGGCCCGATCCTGCGGGCGTGCGGGATCGCCAGCAGCGCCGCCGCGTTCGCCGGGTGCCACAACCTCACCCTGGGGGCGCTGCTGGCGAACATCGTCACGGGTCCCGAGGCGCATCCGGACGCGCGCAAACGCTACACCGCCGCCGTCTGGGCGGGCGTGTTCAACATGATCGTGGCGCTGTTCGCGGGCACCGTGCTGCACCTCCTCGGCATTCTTCCCACCCAGGCCATCGCTGCGCTGGCCGGGCTGGCCCTGCTGGCCGCCATGGGCAGCAGCCTCCAGGCCGCCTTCCAGGGCGCCCAGGCCGGGAGTCTCGCCGCGCCCGTCGTCCTGCTCGTCGCCCTGAGCGGCATCGCCCCACTCGGTATCGGCGCGCCCTTCTGGGGCATCCTGGCCGGGCTGATCGTGTACGCCATCGAGCGGCGGCCGCTCAGACCGGCGGCCCGCTGA
- the cpt gene encoding chloramphenicol phosphotransferase CPT: MSVQVIVLNGGSSAGKSSIARHLQALLPGVWLTLGTDTLVAALPASLRESGDGITFAADGTVATGEVFRRVDTAWSLGVAQVARAGAPVIVDEVFLGGAASQARWQAALADLEVLWVGVQCDPEVAAAREAARGDRVTGMARAQAALVHRGVQYDLTVDTTGRDALACAHLIAAQVKARAVSGPPV, translated from the coding sequence ATGAGCGTTCAGGTGATCGTCCTCAACGGCGGGTCCAGCGCCGGGAAGTCCAGCATAGCCCGCCACCTTCAGGCGCTGCTTCCCGGCGTGTGGCTCACGCTGGGCACCGACACGCTGGTCGCGGCGCTGCCCGCGTCCCTGCGGGAATCCGGGGACGGGATCACGTTCGCGGCGGACGGCACCGTCGCCACCGGAGAGGTGTTCCGGCGCGTGGACACCGCGTGGAGTCTGGGCGTGGCGCAGGTCGCCCGGGCGGGCGCGCCCGTGATCGTGGACGAGGTGTTCCTGGGGGGGGCGGCCTCGCAGGCGCGCTGGCAGGCCGCGCTGGCGGACCTGGAGGTGCTGTGGGTGGGTGTGCAGTGCGATCCGGAGGTTGCCGCTGCGCGCGAGGCGGCGCGGGGCGACCGCGTGACCGGCATGGCCCGCGCGCAGGCGGCACTGGTGCACCGGGGCGTGCAGTACGACCTGACGGTGGACACCACGGGCCGCGACGCGCTGGCCTGCGCGCACCTCATCGCCGCGCAGGTCAAGGCCAGGGCTGTCAGCGGGCCGCCGGTCTGA
- a CDS encoding DUF7079 family protein, which produces MTTPYPSPDSRMPRRRAAWRALSALFLDTEVDPADVAVQLRATGFSLPELRQILRAEVAPVLGGNLLSAAGVWDAFDLSGLEDRFRAGRARPTLTGALALRVIRADWQAVEARFRAEQAPGS; this is translated from the coding sequence ATGACCACACCCTACCCGTCCCCTGACAGCCGGATGCCGCGGCGCCGCGCCGCGTGGCGAGCCCTCTCGGCGCTGTTCCTGGACACCGAGGTCGACCCGGCGGACGTGGCGGTGCAGCTGCGCGCCACGGGTTTCAGCCTGCCGGAACTGCGGCAGATCCTCCGGGCCGAGGTGGCGCCGGTGCTGGGGGGCAACCTGCTGAGCGCAGCGGGCGTGTGGGACGCCTTCGACCTGTCGGGTCTGGAGGACCGCTTCCGGGCGGGCCGGGCGCGGCCCACGCTGACCGGCGCGCTGGCCCTGCGGGTGATCCGCGCCGACTGGCAGGCGGTGGAGGCTCGGTTCAGGGCAGAACAGGCGCCCGGCAGTTGA
- a CDS encoding AAA family ATPase, with protein sequence MPLLLIVSGLPASGKSTLGARLAAALNLPFVTKDEYKALLLARLPDLSRDVSGPLSFDVMWHVAGVTLTAGVDTLLESHFYHGVSERHILTLAKTHGARVAQVFCQAPVDVLQARHDARVASCRRPGIDLPMEYATLPAHCCWTPLDLGDAPCLTVDTTQHDALPGILTWLHAQRESSPLRGCSDGADGLG encoded by the coding sequence ATGCCACTCCTGCTGATCGTGTCGGGCCTGCCCGCCTCCGGAAAATCCACGCTGGGCGCGCGCCTGGCCGCCGCGCTGAACCTGCCGTTCGTGACGAAGGACGAATACAAGGCCCTGCTGCTGGCCCGACTGCCGGACCTGTCGCGGGACGTCTCCGGCCCCCTGAGCTTCGACGTGATGTGGCACGTCGCGGGCGTCACCCTCACCGCTGGTGTGGATACCCTGCTGGAATCGCACTTCTACCACGGGGTCAGCGAGAGGCACATCCTCACGCTTGCCAAGACCCACGGGGCGAGGGTCGCGCAGGTGTTCTGCCAAGCGCCTGTGGACGTCCTCCAGGCGCGGCACGACGCGCGGGTGGCGTCGTGCCGCCGGCCCGGGATTGACCTTCCGATGGAGTACGCGACCCTGCCTGCCCACTGCTGCTGGACGCCACTCGACCTGGGCGACGCCCCCTGCCTGACCGTGGACACCACCCAGCACGACGCACTGCCCGGCATCCTGACGTGGCTGCACGCCCAAAGAGAAAGCAGCCCGCTGAGGGGCTGCTCTGATGGTGCAGACGGACTGGGTTGA
- a CDS encoding LLM class flavin-dependent oxidoreductase, whose product MKKIGFLSFGHWNPSPQSGTRSAADVLHQTIELAVAAEELGADGAYVRVHHFAQQLGSPFPLLAAMGAKTNRIELGTGVIDMRYENPLYMAEDAGSADLISGGRLQLGISRGSPEQVIDGWRHFGYAPAPGETEADMARRHAEVFLDMIEGKGFAQPNPRPMFPNPPGLLRLEPYSAGLRDRIWWGAASNATAEWAAKMGMNLQSSTLKVDENGKPFHVQQAEQIRAYREAWKEAGHAREGRVSVSRSIFALVNDQDRMYFGRQGGQDQFGVIDQYRAVFGRSYADEPDRLIEQLRQDEAIAEADTLLLTVPNQLGVDYNAHLIESILTHVAPGLGWR is encoded by the coding sequence ATGAAGAAGATCGGCTTTCTCTCGTTCGGGCACTGGAATCCGTCCCCGCAGTCCGGCACGCGCTCGGCGGCGGATGTGCTGCACCAGACCATCGAGCTGGCGGTCGCCGCCGAGGAACTGGGCGCGGACGGCGCGTACGTGCGCGTGCATCACTTCGCGCAGCAGCTGGGCTCGCCGTTCCCGCTGCTGGCCGCGATGGGCGCGAAGACCAACCGCATCGAGCTGGGCACCGGCGTGATCGACATGCGCTACGAGAACCCGCTGTACATGGCCGAGGATGCCGGTTCCGCCGACCTGATCTCCGGCGGGCGCCTGCAGCTGGGCATCAGCCGGGGCTCGCCGGAACAGGTGATCGACGGGTGGCGGCACTTCGGATACGCGCCCGCCCCCGGCGAGACGGAAGCGGACATGGCGCGGCGGCACGCCGAGGTGTTCCTCGACATGATCGAGGGCAAAGGCTTCGCGCAGCCCAACCCCCGCCCGATGTTCCCGAACCCGCCCGGTCTGCTGCGGCTGGAGCCGTACTCGGCGGGCCTGCGCGACCGCATCTGGTGGGGCGCCGCGTCGAACGCCACCGCCGAATGGGCCGCGAAGATGGGCATGAACCTCCAGAGTTCCACCCTGAAGGTGGACGAGAACGGCAAGCCCTTCCATGTGCAGCAGGCCGAGCAGATCCGCGCGTACCGCGAGGCGTGGAAGGAGGCGGGGCACGCCCGCGAGGGGCGCGTGTCGGTCAGCCGCAGCATCTTCGCGCTCGTGAACGACCAGGACCGCATGTACTTCGGACGGCAGGGTGGGCAGGACCAGTTCGGGGTGATCGACCAGTACCGCGCCGTGTTCGGCCGCAGTTACGCCGACGAACCGGACCGCCTGATCGAGCAGCTGCGGCAGGACGAGGCCATCGCGGAGGCGGACACGCTGCTGCTGACCGTCCCGAACCAGCTGGGCGTGGACTACAACGCGCACCTGATCGAGAGCATCCTCACGCACGTCGCGCCGGGCCTGGGCTGGCGCTGA
- the groL gene encoding chaperonin GroEL (60 kDa chaperone family; promotes refolding of misfolded polypeptides especially under stressful conditions; forms two stacked rings of heptamers to form a barrel-shaped 14mer; ends can be capped by GroES; misfolded proteins enter the barrel where they are refolded when GroES binds), producing MAKQLVFDEQARRALERGVNAVANAVKVTLGPRGRNVVIEKKFGSPTITKDGVTVAKEVELEDKLENIGAQLLKEVASKTNDITGDGTTTATVLGQAVVKEGLRNVAAGANPLALKRGIDKAVAVAIEEIKKLAVPVEDSEAIKKVAGISANDEQVGQEIASAMDKVGKEGVITIEESKGFDTEVDVVEGMQFDKGFINPYFITNPEKMEAVLEDAYILINEKKVSNLKDMLPILEKVAQTGRPLLIIAEDVEGEALATLVVNKLRGTLNIAAVKAPGFGDRRKEMLRDIAAVTGGEVVSEDLGHKLENVTMDMLGRAARIRITKDETTIVDGRGEQSAIDARVNAIKGELDTTDSDYAREKLQERLAKLAGGVAVIRVGAATETELKEKKHRYEDALSTARSAVEEGIVAGGGTTLLRVIPAVRKAAESLVGDEATGARILIRALEEPARQIAANAGEEGSVIVNAVINSDKPRFGFNAATGEYVEDMVAAGIVDPAKVTRTALQNAASIGALILTTEAIVSDKPEKAAPAAPAGGPDMGGMDF from the coding sequence ATGGCTAAACAGCTCGTGTTCGATGAACAGGCCCGCCGCGCCCTCGAGCGTGGCGTCAACGCCGTCGCCAACGCCGTCAAAGTCACCCTCGGGCCCCGCGGCCGCAACGTCGTCATCGAGAAGAAGTTCGGCAGCCCCACCATCACCAAGGACGGCGTCACCGTCGCCAAGGAAGTGGAGCTGGAGGACAAGCTCGAGAACATCGGCGCCCAGCTGCTGAAGGAAGTCGCCAGCAAGACCAACGACATCACCGGTGACGGCACCACCACCGCCACGGTCCTCGGCCAGGCCGTCGTGAAAGAAGGCCTGCGCAACGTCGCCGCCGGCGCCAACCCCCTCGCCCTGAAGCGCGGCATCGACAAGGCCGTCGCCGTCGCCATCGAGGAAATCAAGAAGCTCGCCGTGCCCGTCGAGGACAGCGAAGCCATCAAGAAGGTCGCGGGCATCAGCGCCAACGACGAGCAGGTCGGTCAGGAAATCGCCAGCGCGATGGACAAGGTCGGCAAGGAAGGCGTCATCACCATCGAAGAGAGCAAGGGCTTCGACACCGAAGTGGACGTCGTCGAAGGCATGCAGTTCGACAAGGGCTTCATCAACCCCTACTTCATCACCAACCCCGAGAAGATGGAAGCCGTCCTCGAAGACGCCTACATCCTCATCAACGAGAAGAAGGTCAGCAACCTCAAGGACATGCTGCCCATCCTCGAAAAAGTCGCCCAGACCGGCCGTCCCCTCCTGATCATCGCCGAGGACGTCGAAGGCGAAGCCCTCGCCACCCTGGTCGTCAACAAGCTGCGCGGCACCCTGAACATCGCCGCCGTGAAGGCCCCCGGCTTCGGTGACCGCCGCAAGGAAATGCTGCGCGACATCGCCGCCGTCACCGGCGGGGAAGTCGTCAGCGAAGACCTCGGCCACAAGCTCGAGAACGTCACCATGGACATGCTCGGCCGCGCCGCGCGCATCCGCATCACCAAGGACGAAACCACCATCGTGGACGGCCGCGGTGAGCAGAGCGCCATCGACGCCCGCGTCAACGCCATCAAGGGCGAACTCGACACCACCGACAGCGACTACGCCCGCGAGAAGCTTCAGGAGCGCCTCGCCAAGCTGGCCGGCGGCGTGGCCGTCATCCGCGTCGGTGCCGCCACCGAAACCGAACTGAAAGAGAAGAAGCACCGCTACGAGGACGCCCTGAGCACCGCGCGCAGCGCCGTGGAAGAAGGCATCGTCGCGGGCGGCGGCACCACCCTGCTGCGCGTCATCCCCGCCGTGCGCAAGGCCGCCGAGAGCCTCGTCGGCGACGAAGCGACCGGCGCCCGCATCCTGATCCGCGCGCTCGAAGAGCCCGCCCGTCAGATCGCCGCGAACGCCGGTGAAGAAGGCAGCGTCATCGTGAACGCCGTCATCAACAGCGACAAGCCCCGCTTCGGCTTCAACGCCGCCACCGGCGAGTACGTCGAAGACATGGTCGCCGCCGGCATCGTCGACCCCGCCAAGGTCACCCGCACCGCGCTGCAGAACGCCGCCAGCATCGGCGCGCTGATCCTCACCACCGAAGCCATCGTCAGCGACAAGCCCGAAAAGGCCGCGCCCGCCGCGCCCGCCGGCGGCCCTGACATGGGCGGCATGGACTTCTAA
- the groES gene encoding co-chaperone GroES: protein MLKPLGDRVLVEIIEEAEQKTAGGLYVPDSAKEKSQRGKVIAVGNGKMLDNGTRVALDVKEGDTVYFAKYGGTEVSLEGKNYSLLSERDILAIVE from the coding sequence ATGCTGAAACCACTAGGTGACCGCGTTCTGGTTGAAATCATCGAGGAAGCCGAGCAGAAGACCGCCGGCGGCCTGTACGTCCCCGACAGCGCCAAAGAGAAGAGCCAGCGCGGCAAGGTCATCGCCGTCGGCAACGGCAAGATGCTCGACAACGGCACCCGCGTGGCGCTGGACGTCAAGGAAGGCGACACCGTGTACTTCGCCAAGTACGGCGGCACCGAAGTCAGCCTCGAAGGCAAGAACTACAGCCTCCTCAGCGAACGCGACATCCTCGCGATCGTCGAGTAA
- a CDS encoding GGDEF domain-containing protein yields MPRPTILTRADFETAFDALRGAPLTLAVLDLDHFKSLNDTLGHAEGDRVLRGVERLLSGSLPTGSVIGRIGGDEYAAILPETAAETALILLDEVIRHFHIHRDPQWPRGLGLSVGLAARPAHASTYDDLKRAADEAMIRAKREGRGRACIYVESKMVLKSNYYPKSQLERLAKLSGALGRTEASLLREALDDLIEKNRGEL; encoded by the coding sequence ATGCCGCGCCCCACCATCCTGACCCGCGCCGACTTCGAGACCGCCTTCGACGCCCTCCGGGGCGCCCCGCTGACCCTGGCCGTGCTGGACCTCGACCACTTCAAGAGCCTCAACGACACGCTCGGGCACGCCGAGGGCGACCGCGTGCTGCGCGGCGTGGAACGCCTGCTGTCCGGCAGCCTCCCCACCGGCAGCGTCATCGGGCGCATCGGCGGGGACGAGTACGCCGCCATCCTCCCCGAGACGGCCGCCGAGACCGCCCTGATCCTCCTGGACGAGGTTATCCGGCACTTCCACATTCACCGCGACCCGCAGTGGCCGCGCGGCCTGGGCCTCAGCGTCGGGCTGGCCGCGCGGCCCGCGCACGCCAGCACCTACGACGACCTCAAGCGCGCCGCCGACGAGGCCATGATCCGCGCCAAACGCGAGGGCCGCGGCCGCGCGTGCATCTACGTGGAAAGCAAGATGGTCCTGAAAAGCAACTACTACCCCAAGAGCCAGCTCGAACGCCTCGCCAAACTGTCCGGCGCGCTGGGCCGCACCGAGGCCAGCCTGCTGCGCGAGGCGCTGGACGACCTGATCGAGAAGAACCGGGGCGAACTGTGA
- a CDS encoding nucleoside deaminase — MGGEAGAPGAGWHAALSEAWDAYCSGSLPIGACVIDATGTVIARGRNRLNEPRGVAGVISGSDLAHAEINALLALQGTPRPDCYGWTVLTTVQPCPQCAGAIAMSGLRGVAYAAADPWAGCTHLLTHDPYVSRKRIRVERAPADVQRAALRLMLHALLDELQTGGSRNVLDSFDAAHPQDVAFAKALHASNTLTALRDRRAPLAGALAALA; from the coding sequence GTGGGAGGCGAGGCCGGGGCACCCGGCGCGGGCTGGCACGCGGCCCTGTCGGAGGCGTGGGACGCCTACTGTTCGGGGTCGCTGCCCATCGGGGCGTGCGTGATTGACGCCACTGGGACCGTGATCGCGCGGGGGCGCAACCGCCTGAACGAGCCGCGCGGCGTGGCGGGCGTGATCAGCGGCTCAGACCTGGCGCACGCGGAGATCAACGCGCTGCTGGCCCTGCAAGGCACGCCCCGCCCGGACTGCTACGGGTGGACGGTCCTGACGACCGTGCAGCCCTGCCCGCAGTGTGCCGGGGCGATCGCCATGAGCGGCCTGCGCGGCGTGGCGTACGCGGCGGCAGACCCGTGGGCGGGCTGCACGCACCTGCTGACCCATGACCCGTACGTGTCCCGCAAGCGCATCCGCGTGGAGCGCGCCCCGGCGGACGTGCAGCGCGCGGCGCTGCGGCTGATGCTGCACGCCCTGCTGGACGAACTTCAGACGGGTGGGAGCCGCAACGTGCTGGACAGTTTCGACGCGGCGCACCCGCAGGACGTGGCCTTCGCGAAGGCGCTGCACGCCTCTAACACCCTGACGGCCCTGCGCGACCGCCGCGCCCCGCTGGCCGGGGCGCTGGCGGCGCTGGCATGA